The proteins below come from a single Chitinophaga pinensis DSM 2588 genomic window:
- a CDS encoding Bor family protein — protein MLRTGILSVLLLFAGGCYSYRVATHALPATGVSPRNKIKTCSLFWGLLNKPQVIRTLVCDSLGVNGMAEVRVKNNFGNALLTVCTLGIYCPLTLEWQCATPCPPPVDSL, from the coding sequence ATGCTCAGAACAGGCATCCTGTCTGTCCTGTTACTATTTGCCGGAGGTTGTTACTCTTATCGCGTAGCCACCCATGCATTACCTGCTACCGGCGTATCTCCCCGTAACAAGATAAAAACCTGTAGTCTCTTCTGGGGATTGCTTAACAAACCGCAGGTAATCCGGACACTGGTATGCGACTCGCTGGGCGTGAACGGCATGGCGGAAGTAAGGGTAAAGAACAATTTTGGCAATGCCCTGCTGACTGTCTGTACCCTGGGTATTTATTGTCCGCTGACATTAGAGTGGCAGTGTGCGACTCCCTGTCCGCCGCCAGTTGACTCCCTGTAA
- a CDS encoding SDR family NAD(P)-dependent oxidoreductase, producing the protein MKELVTYILNELKADRISRSEAVRLLKQAATNPSANDTELLHPLIHRNISTLEGQVFESVFRGTEFFLTDHVAAGRKILPGTVYLEMARAALVLSTGVAEETVALSRVSWQQPMDVSEGAIRVYTALQVQEDENVFFEIYSEEEGVKTIYSNGWATLTGCKDTAVPDVAASADEMPLLLQGTACYQLFEEAGMVYGPTFKAIQQIRGNGQQVFVDLVLPEALQASVTDYLLHPVILDAALQGSVGLTIGDAMMKSKAPFALEALKVYRPCTTHMQAVITHSKTYKGDSNIQQLDIQLNDLHGNVCVLLKGFTFRLLDMGTNEQLLLLEKKEQPFIAANALVSTAYERHVILLCGDAVSFAGVIQEVFDKSSVLTVTAGSDMLPDNFMSYAERLFIEIKDLLEVRVTGKSLLQVVMSGAERTLLAGGLTGMLQTAVLEYPLLDAKLIETDETGTALAAVLKQHMGAGPLYVKYRDGKGWQDSWEPLSVSQDAMPWKDQGVYLITGGAGGLGQLFAREILSRTKNAVVILAGRRALDNDIAAILEALNSETGKVVYRQLDLGDAASVNTHIQEIISLYGGLQGVIHSAGLTKDAYITKKEIADFRDVLLPKVTGTVHLENACRDIALDFFILFSSGSGVTGNAGQADYATANAFLDAFTRERSTFVAQRKINVRYLSINWPLWEAGGMDISREARQLLRQTTGMTPMSTANGLQAFYTAWASRKTQVLVMQGDPQKLQAFFRQSEKRTEKPQTTSQKTIVSVNNDVDIQAAALTYFSRQLADFVKLPYHEIESDVTLDKYGIESILMMQLVSHFEKQFGPLPRTLFFEYQTIAELTGYFIAEHNAQLQTILGVGRKEREEKVPTPVERPAVRMKEKKPLKIAPVKAINPASDQNKEAIAIIAIEGRYPQSANIAAFWDKLRTGKDCITTVPTERWDNSLYFEQQPAAPGKTYCNWGGFIPAADQFDPLFFNISPREASLTDPQERLFLETVWQLLESAGYTKDTLKRKYNSEVGVFAGAMYNHYQLLGGGDAQEAVTALSSHSAIANRVSYYFNLHGPSLAVDTACSSSLVALHYACESILKGECQMAIAGGVNVTVHPKKYTGLSLTGMIASHPDSRSFSAGDGYLPADGVGAVLLKPLSAAIADNDNILAVVLSTAISHNGQSNGFTVPNLAAQAQLIEQHFRHAGIDPATISYVEAAANGSAMGDAIEFAALSRAFRKFSDQQGFCAIGAVKSNIGHAEAASGMSQLSKVVLQLHHRQLVPTLRKGASNPDISWEGSPFYLQDHLADWDRPFPLRATVSSFGAGGTNVHVILEEFRHEVIEDTTNNGTFIIPLSARSSRELQRMKHALSAFLDTTADVSLENMAHTLQTGREAMPYRWVAVVKDIAALKTALQDSPEIPADIPVYNGEPGDTDATIKRILSGSSQQVLLETAAQEQNYDLLALYWAKGASLNWSDLALYPAARKMVLPGYPFEQRRCWIENTATPHPVVSKPVQTNGINGQTKELSDLIAAILGVAKADLDKDQPLEAYGMDSMQMMQVVQQLQLHYNPAIHPGQLVACRTINDISAVLEEVGGIAPVPADWSAFPELVRLNGKQEGRPVFWFHAAAGGVEPYQALAQTIERPFYGLQARGYMTERQPLKGVSAMAAYYIHIIRSVQATGPYDLGGYSLGGVIAYEVARQLQEMGQQVNTIVMLDSLYGAEVSAERFDKRDAILQAVNMSLFSGIVNSPERFKEILINRSLVADITDTDALISTLMEHFKERGGTQPVARLEEFIRQSVRVQEAYVVDQYEVSPLPDPTGLHCHYFRNGNGYFLGELAPFFMLSKEQPAYDHINYWAEWEQQIPDFEITDLDVANHMMLLSDETAYHIITDYCRKIYAAEGANASTAAGSTIKRRPLLLEEKIAVTENES; encoded by the coding sequence ATGAAAGAACTGGTAACATACATATTGAATGAATTAAAGGCAGACAGGATATCCCGGTCTGAGGCAGTCAGATTACTTAAACAGGCGGCTACAAATCCATCTGCGAATGATACTGAGTTGTTACATCCGCTGATTCACCGGAATATATCTACACTCGAAGGACAGGTATTTGAGTCAGTATTCAGGGGCACAGAATTCTTTCTTACAGATCATGTGGCCGCTGGAAGAAAGATACTGCCAGGAACGGTATACCTGGAGATGGCAAGAGCGGCGCTTGTTTTGTCAACTGGTGTGGCGGAAGAAACAGTTGCTTTATCGCGTGTCAGCTGGCAACAGCCTATGGATGTCAGCGAAGGAGCGATAAGGGTGTATACTGCTTTGCAGGTACAGGAGGACGAGAACGTTTTCTTTGAGATATACAGTGAAGAAGAAGGCGTAAAAACAATCTACAGCAACGGATGGGCCACCCTGACAGGGTGTAAGGATACAGCTGTTCCTGATGTCGCTGCATCCGCAGATGAAATGCCTTTACTATTACAGGGAACGGCATGTTATCAGCTGTTTGAGGAAGCCGGTATGGTATACGGACCAACGTTCAAGGCGATTCAACAGATCAGGGGAAATGGGCAACAGGTATTTGTGGATCTGGTGTTGCCGGAAGCCTTACAGGCTTCTGTAACAGACTATCTCTTACATCCGGTAATACTGGATGCGGCACTACAGGGAAGCGTTGGTCTGACTATCGGCGATGCGATGATGAAGAGTAAGGCGCCTTTTGCACTGGAAGCGTTGAAGGTGTATCGTCCCTGCACTACACATATGCAGGCTGTTATCACACATAGCAAAACGTATAAAGGAGACAGTAATATTCAACAGCTGGATATACAGCTGAATGACCTGCATGGGAATGTATGTGTGTTGCTGAAAGGCTTTACTTTCAGACTGCTGGATATGGGCACAAACGAACAACTCTTATTGCTGGAGAAAAAAGAACAGCCATTTATTGCAGCAAATGCGCTGGTGTCGACGGCGTATGAAAGACATGTCATCCTGTTATGTGGAGATGCGGTATCCTTCGCAGGAGTAATACAGGAGGTATTTGATAAAAGTAGCGTACTTACGGTTACCGCTGGCAGCGATATGTTGCCGGATAATTTTATGTCATATGCGGAGCGTTTGTTTATCGAAATAAAAGATTTACTGGAGGTCCGGGTGACGGGCAAGAGCCTGTTGCAGGTAGTGATGTCAGGTGCGGAACGTACGCTACTGGCAGGCGGATTAACAGGCATGTTGCAGACGGCAGTACTGGAATATCCATTGCTGGATGCAAAACTGATTGAAACAGATGAAACCGGAACTGCACTTGCAGCTGTCTTAAAACAGCATATGGGAGCGGGACCATTATATGTTAAATATCGTGATGGAAAAGGATGGCAGGATAGCTGGGAACCATTGTCTGTCAGCCAGGATGCGATGCCATGGAAAGATCAGGGCGTATACCTGATAACAGGTGGTGCTGGTGGTTTGGGGCAGCTATTCGCCCGGGAAATACTGTCACGTACGAAGAATGCCGTTGTCATACTGGCAGGCAGACGTGCCTTGGATAATGATATTGCTGCAATACTGGAAGCCTTGAATAGTGAAACAGGAAAAGTAGTCTATCGGCAGCTGGATCTTGGAGATGCAGCATCTGTAAATACGCATATCCAGGAGATCATATCCCTGTATGGTGGTTTGCAGGGTGTTATACATAGTGCAGGATTGACAAAGGATGCCTATATCACCAAAAAAGAGATAGCAGATTTCAGAGACGTATTACTACCGAAAGTGACGGGCACTGTTCACCTGGAGAATGCCTGTCGTGACATAGCGCTGGATTTCTTTATTTTGTTCTCCTCAGGATCCGGGGTTACCGGTAATGCCGGTCAGGCTGACTATGCAACAGCAAATGCCTTCTTAGACGCTTTTACTCGTGAACGTTCAACCTTCGTTGCGCAACGAAAGATCAATGTAAGATACTTATCTATTAACTGGCCCCTGTGGGAAGCAGGAGGAATGGACATCAGCAGAGAGGCGCGACAGTTGTTACGGCAGACTACAGGTATGACACCCATGAGCACCGCAAATGGTTTGCAGGCTTTTTATACAGCATGGGCTTCGCGGAAAACACAGGTACTGGTCATGCAGGGCGATCCGCAAAAGCTACAGGCTTTTTTCCGTCAATCGGAAAAGCGTACAGAGAAACCACAGACAACTTCACAAAAAACTATTGTAAGCGTAAATAATGACGTTGATATACAAGCGGCTGCACTAACCTATTTCAGTCGTCAGTTAGCAGACTTTGTCAAACTCCCTTATCATGAAATCGAGTCTGATGTGACGCTTGATAAGTATGGTATTGAGTCCATCCTGATGATGCAGCTGGTATCACATTTTGAGAAACAGTTTGGTCCTTTACCGAGAACATTGTTTTTCGAATATCAGACGATAGCTGAGTTGACAGGGTATTTTATCGCTGAACATAATGCACAGTTACAAACCATATTGGGTGTGGGACGGAAGGAACGTGAAGAGAAGGTACCTACACCGGTTGAAAGACCTGCTGTGCGTATGAAGGAAAAGAAGCCTTTAAAGATAGCGCCGGTAAAGGCAATCAATCCCGCTTCCGATCAAAATAAAGAAGCCATTGCCATTATTGCCATTGAGGGTAGATATCCGCAATCAGCCAATATCGCGGCATTCTGGGATAAGCTCCGTACAGGAAAGGACTGTATTACGACGGTACCAACTGAGAGATGGGACAATAGTCTCTATTTTGAACAGCAGCCGGCAGCCCCCGGAAAAACATATTGCAACTGGGGTGGTTTTATCCCGGCAGCAGATCAGTTTGATCCGTTGTTCTTTAATATCTCTCCGAGGGAGGCTTCGCTGACAGACCCGCAGGAAAGGCTTTTCCTGGAGACGGTGTGGCAGTTGCTGGAAAGTGCGGGTTATACAAAAGATACCTTGAAACGAAAGTATAACAGTGAGGTGGGTGTATTTGCAGGGGCGATGTATAATCATTATCAGTTACTGGGCGGCGGAGATGCTCAGGAGGCAGTAACAGCCTTATCCAGCCATAGCGCCATCGCCAACAGGGTATCTTATTATTTCAATCTGCATGGGCCTTCCCTGGCCGTAGATACGGCTTGTTCTTCTTCTTTGGTGGCCTTACATTATGCCTGTGAGAGTATCCTGAAAGGAGAGTGCCAAATGGCCATTGCCGGAGGCGTAAATGTGACCGTGCATCCTAAGAAATATACCGGATTGAGTCTGACAGGGATGATTGCCAGTCATCCGGACAGTCGCAGTTTCAGTGCAGGAGATGGCTATCTGCCTGCGGATGGCGTAGGCGCTGTTTTATTAAAACCCCTGTCGGCCGCAATAGCAGATAATGACAACATACTGGCCGTGGTGCTATCTACGGCTATTAGTCATAACGGTCAGTCTAATGGCTTTACCGTACCTAATTTAGCGGCGCAGGCACAGCTGATAGAACAACATTTCCGTCATGCCGGTATTGACCCTGCTACCATCAGTTATGTGGAGGCTGCGGCCAATGGATCAGCTATGGGTGATGCGATTGAATTTGCGGCACTTTCCAGGGCATTCAGGAAGTTCTCTGATCAACAGGGATTTTGTGCTATAGGGGCCGTTAAGTCGAATATCGGCCATGCAGAAGCTGCATCGGGTATGTCTCAGCTGAGTAAGGTGGTCTTACAGCTGCATCACAGGCAGTTGGTCCCTACACTCAGGAAGGGTGCATCGAACCCGGATATTAGCTGGGAGGGCTCTCCGTTTTATCTGCAGGATCATCTGGCGGATTGGGACAGACCTTTCCCGTTGCGGGCAACGGTGAGTTCATTTGGCGCGGGAGGCACAAATGTGCATGTGATACTGGAAGAATTCCGGCATGAAGTTATAGAGGATACTACGAACAATGGCACCTTTATTATTCCCCTTTCAGCCAGAAGTTCCAGAGAGTTACAGCGTATGAAACATGCCTTATCTGCTTTCCTGGATACAACTGCTGACGTATCCCTGGAGAATATGGCGCATACATTACAGACGGGCCGCGAAGCAATGCCTTACCGTTGGGTGGCTGTTGTAAAAGATATAGCTGCATTAAAAACAGCCTTGCAGGATTCGCCGGAAATACCAGCGGATATACCTGTCTATAACGGTGAGCCAGGGGATACGGATGCCACTATCAAGCGTATTTTATCTGGTAGTTCGCAGCAAGTATTACTGGAAACAGCGGCACAGGAACAGAACTATGATTTATTAGCATTATACTGGGCCAAAGGGGCCTCGCTCAACTGGTCGGATCTCGCATTATATCCTGCGGCCAGGAAAATGGTATTGCCAGGATACCCCTTTGAGCAACGCCGTTGCTGGATAGAAAACACCGCTACGCCGCATCCTGTGGTATCGAAGCCTGTGCAGACAAACGGGATCAACGGACAGACGAAAGAGTTGTCTGATCTGATAGCGGCAATATTGGGCGTAGCGAAAGCGGATTTAGATAAAGACCAGCCCTTAGAAGCATATGGCATGGATTCTATGCAGATGATGCAGGTCGTACAACAATTACAGCTGCATTATAATCCGGCCATACATCCGGGGCAGCTGGTAGCTTGTCGTACGATAAATGATATCAGCGCTGTATTAGAAGAGGTGGGCGGCATTGCGCCGGTTCCTGCTGACTGGTCGGCATTTCCGGAGCTGGTCAGACTGAACGGCAAACAGGAAGGACGTCCCGTATTCTGGTTTCATGCGGCGGCTGGAGGGGTAGAGCCTTATCAGGCCTTGGCGCAGACCATCGAACGTCCTTTTTACGGTTTACAGGCCAGGGGTTATATGACTGAGCGGCAACCACTGAAAGGTGTGAGTGCCATGGCTGCTTATTATATACACATTATCCGATCCGTACAGGCAACAGGGCCATACGACCTGGGAGGGTATTCTCTCGGTGGTGTGATTGCTTACGAAGTGGCCAGGCAGCTACAGGAAATGGGGCAACAGGTAAATACCATCGTAATGCTGGATTCGCTTTATGGAGCCGAGGTATCTGCTGAACGTTTTGATAAACGGGATGCCATCTTACAGGCCGTAAACATGTCACTGTTCTCCGGAATCGTGAATTCTCCGGAACGGTTTAAAGAAATACTGATAAACCGGTCACTTGTAGCTGATATAACGGATACGGATGCATTGATCTCAACATTAATGGAACATTTTAAGGAGCGGGGAGGTACACAGCCGGTTGCCAGACTGGAGGAATTCATCCGGCAGAGCGTCCGGGTGCAGGAAGCATATGTGGTAGACCAGTATGAGGTATCTCCGCTACCGGATCCTACAGGGCTACACTGCCATTACTTCCGGAACGGGAATGGTTATTTCCTGGGAGAGCTGGCGCCGTTCTTTATGCTGAGTAAGGAGCAGCCAGCCTATGATCATATTAATTACTGGGCTGAATGGGAGCAGCAGATACCGGATTTCGAGATCACAGATCTGGATGTGGCGAATCACATGATGCTGCTTTCTGATGAAACTGCGTACCATATTATTACTGATTATTGCCGGAAAATATATGCGGCAGAGGGTGCAAATGCTTCAACAGCAGCAGGTAGTACGATAAAAAGACGGCCTTTACTGCTGGAAGAAAAGATTGCCGTGACGGAGAATGAATCGTAA
- a CDS encoding FAD-binding protein yields MKIIKNGSFTWSNEHRTFSLPVQDLYDLANETTGSALEIYNDTTKGVQQIIREAIQTNTPLRALGGSWSFTPIAASKGIILNTKPLNIRFPVSQGSISPQYKGNHKYLCMAQCGNRIWELNKFLNERGFSLSSSGASNGQTIAGAIATGTHGAGLDFGALQENVVGLHLITGPDTQLWLERSSYPVMADNFADRLGADLLRDDEIFDAALVSIGAMGFVHGVMIETVDDFLLESYQRRVPYDDALIRQLTTLDFSNPKLPYPGERPFHMQMMINPYDMKKGVYATTMYKRLYRNDYTPPAPNGAGIGPGDDAPCFVGKLAGIVPGAVPLMVTKVLSESLNIHESSSADWERSSVIQPSGGRLPVRR; encoded by the coding sequence ATGAAAATTATCAAGAACGGCTCCTTCACCTGGAGTAATGAGCACCGCACTTTTTCCCTGCCGGTACAGGACCTGTATGATCTCGCCAATGAGACGACAGGGTCTGCGCTTGAGATCTATAATGATACGACGAAGGGTGTCCAGCAGATCATCCGGGAGGCCATCCAAACTAATACGCCGCTAAGGGCGCTGGGTGGCAGCTGGTCGTTTACCCCGATAGCTGCCTCAAAGGGTATTATTCTGAATACAAAACCACTGAATATCCGTTTCCCGGTATCCCAGGGGAGTATTTCCCCGCAGTATAAGGGGAATCATAAGTATCTCTGCATGGCGCAATGCGGGAACCGGATATGGGAACTGAACAAGTTCCTGAATGAACGGGGTTTTTCTCTGTCCTCCAGCGGCGCCAGTAACGGACAGACCATTGCAGGGGCGATAGCGACGGGTACGCATGGCGCCGGACTGGATTTTGGTGCTTTACAGGAGAATGTGGTCGGGCTTCACCTGATTACCGGACCGGATACACAGCTGTGGCTGGAACGGTCTTCTTATCCGGTGATGGCAGATAACTTTGCGGACAGGCTGGGGGCGGACCTGCTAAGAGACGACGAAATATTTGATGCGGCACTGGTTAGTATAGGCGCGATGGGATTTGTACATGGCGTGATGATAGAGACCGTAGATGATTTTCTGCTGGAATCATATCAACGTCGGGTACCATATGACGACGCATTGATCCGGCAGCTGACTACCCTGGACTTTTCCAATCCAAAGTTGCCTTATCCCGGGGAGCGTCCTTTTCATATGCAGATGATGATCAATCCCTATGATATGAAGAAAGGAGTGTATGCAACGACGATGTATAAGCGGCTTTATCGTAATGACTATACGCCTCCTGCACCCAATGGGGCCGGGATAGGGCCAGGAGATGATGCGCCCTGTTTCGTAGGTAAGCTGGCAGGTATAGTGCCGGGAGCGGTGCCGTTGATGGTCACCAAAGTACTGAGTGAGAGTCTGAATATACATGAAAGCAGTTCGGCAGACTGGGAGAGGTCTTCAGTAATACAACCCTCAGGGGGAAGATTGCCAGTGCGGCGATAG
- a CDS encoding class I SAM-dependent methyltransferase, with product MKTANLVSETLEQFYSETYEEIRLEVGLGPLEFERNKDLIQRFLPKNGVVADVGGGPGVYSAWMAKAGYEVILFDPVPKHIEQATKKAAKFKKNPFKAILGEARKLDLPDASVDVAILHGPLYHLQEKQDRIAALREAYRILKPGGVLLGFAINYTASTLVGLTNGYIHDKAFLKMCQQELATGVHNAPGSWPGILPEAYYHRPSQLAAEVKEAAFEHIDTFAVEGVIWLDSKYFENRSDAEKKQQQFALLQATENHPEMLAMSPHMMIAARKNA from the coding sequence ATGAAGACGGCTAATTTAGTCAGCGAAACACTTGAGCAGTTTTATTCAGAAACGTACGAGGAAATCAGACTTGAAGTAGGATTAGGCCCACTTGAATTTGAACGTAATAAAGACCTCATTCAGCGTTTTTTACCAAAGAACGGTGTAGTGGCAGATGTAGGTGGTGGACCGGGTGTCTATTCTGCCTGGATGGCTAAAGCAGGGTATGAAGTTATCCTGTTTGATCCGGTGCCGAAACACATTGAGCAGGCAACGAAGAAGGCGGCCAAATTCAAGAAGAATCCGTTTAAAGCGATATTGGGTGAAGCCCGGAAACTGGACCTTCCTGATGCATCTGTAGATGTGGCGATCCTCCATGGTCCGCTGTATCATTTGCAGGAAAAGCAAGACAGAATTGCCGCGCTGCGCGAAGCATACCGTATATTGAAGCCAGGAGGTGTGCTGCTTGGTTTTGCCATTAACTACACTGCTTCCACACTGGTGGGCCTGACCAATGGTTATATCCATGATAAGGCATTCCTGAAAATGTGTCAGCAGGAACTGGCTACAGGTGTACACAATGCACCGGGCAGCTGGCCGGGTATTCTGCCGGAGGCTTATTATCACAGACCGTCTCAGCTGGCGGCAGAAGTGAAGGAAGCAGCGTTTGAGCATATCGATACTTTTGCCGTAGAAGGTGTGATCTGGCTGGATAGTAAATATTTTGAAAACAGGTCAGATGCTGAAAAAAAACAACAGCAGTTTGCCTTGCTGCAGGCCACTGAAAATCATCCGGAAATGCTGGCTATGAGTCCGCATATGATGATTGCTGCGAGAAAGAACGCATAA